The following are encoded together in the Proteiniphilum saccharofermentans genome:
- a CDS encoding GH92 family glycosyl hydrolase, producing MYKYIFIIFMFVGYSFCLFAGPDNIAPLAKITASSEKSAEFSAQKAVDGLIGIENRGEWVSASGQTSWGAIDYPWIKLEWEKPQNIHRIILYDRPIQESHIAGGTLHFSDGTTIFVNQIPNDGRAKAVDFPTKKITWVKFETTDGDGLNIGLSEIEVYPAPEDYIDYVSKVDPYVESARGRYFFFVTGSRPFGMISAAPMTRNKNQYGGGYNYNSLEILGFPQVHCWMLSGISLMPTTGNINPVLGEQHWKSTFSHDGEIVQPGYHRVFLQDYGIWVEQTTTDRVSYYKLRYTKDNTSNLLLNLGGYLGTTTMNDCRVTKVTNTQIEGSVNTTGRFWGGPDNVRIFFVMEFDKPFQQLDAWDDKEVLKNITSHQGVNEKTARNANESYYDAPTCGVSAIYDVKAGDEIQVKFAISYTSIENARKNMESDQFGWDFEAVREDSRQEWNDWLGRIDVKGGTHEQQIKFYTDLWHVLLGRHKLDDVSGDYPDYTQGERVGNATVNARLIVRTLPKKPDGTVRFHMYNSDAFWLTQWNLNILWGLAWPEVLDDFAACLVQYAENGGLLPRGPNAGGYSYIMTSCPATNLITSAYQKNMLTKTTPEKAYEAMVRNHKPGGMIGSVKEIDFYIKNGYYPGNAGITIEAAFQDWALSRMAARMGKKKDAAYYLKRSQGWKKLFNSEQKLLFPKDEKGEWVTLDPLNNRGWVEANAWQATWGVSHDISGLARLMGGNDVLCEKLNYAFEQSEKDDFIFGYGSGYVSYANQPGCSNAHVFNLAGHPWLSQYWVRKVGAQAYGAITPDRGYGGHDEDQGQMGGVSALMALGLFSVQGTSAQNPSYEITSPVFDEITIQLNPTYYKGDEFKIRTYNNSKKNCFIQKVQLNGKDYNRYWIDHKDFGAGGCLEIWLDSAPNKSWGTEK from the coding sequence ATGTACAAATACATATTTATCATATTTATGTTTGTCGGGTACAGCTTTTGCCTGTTTGCAGGGCCCGACAATATCGCACCCTTAGCCAAAATAACAGCCTCTTCTGAAAAGAGTGCCGAATTTTCGGCACAAAAAGCGGTGGATGGACTGATAGGTATCGAAAACCGGGGAGAATGGGTTTCGGCAAGCGGACAAACTTCATGGGGTGCTATTGATTATCCGTGGATTAAATTAGAATGGGAAAAACCGCAAAACATCCACCGGATCATATTATATGACCGGCCGATACAAGAAAGTCATATCGCGGGCGGGACATTGCACTTTAGCGATGGGACCACTATTTTCGTCAATCAAATCCCTAACGACGGGAGGGCAAAAGCGGTAGACTTTCCGACCAAAAAAATAACATGGGTAAAATTCGAAACAACCGATGGAGACGGATTGAATATCGGGTTGTCTGAAATTGAAGTGTATCCGGCTCCTGAAGATTACATCGATTATGTTTCAAAAGTGGATCCATATGTGGAGTCAGCCCGCGGACGTTATTTCTTTTTTGTGACAGGAAGCCGTCCGTTCGGTATGATCAGCGCTGCTCCAATGACCCGTAATAAGAATCAGTATGGGGGCGGATATAATTACAATTCGCTTGAAATACTCGGATTTCCCCAGGTGCACTGCTGGATGTTATCGGGAATCAGCCTGATGCCGACCACCGGTAATATCAATCCTGTATTGGGTGAGCAACACTGGAAATCTACATTTTCACATGACGGTGAAATTGTACAGCCCGGATATCATCGGGTATTTTTACAGGATTATGGTATCTGGGTGGAACAAACCACAACCGACAGAGTAAGCTACTACAAGCTTCGTTATACAAAAGACAATACTTCGAATTTACTGCTCAATTTAGGCGGATATCTGGGAACCACCACAATGAATGATTGCCGCGTTACCAAAGTGACCAATACCCAAATTGAAGGTTCGGTCAATACGACCGGACGGTTCTGGGGTGGCCCTGATAATGTGAGAATATTCTTTGTAATGGAATTTGACAAACCGTTTCAGCAATTAGATGCGTGGGATGATAAGGAAGTCCTGAAAAATATTACTTCACATCAAGGGGTAAACGAAAAAACAGCCCGGAATGCAAATGAGAGTTACTACGATGCCCCCACCTGCGGTGTCAGTGCTATATATGATGTAAAGGCCGGCGATGAAATTCAGGTCAAATTTGCCATTTCTTACACAAGCATAGAGAATGCCCGCAAAAACATGGAAAGCGATCAGTTTGGCTGGGATTTCGAAGCTGTCAGGGAAGATTCGCGACAAGAATGGAATGATTGGCTCGGACGAATCGATGTAAAAGGTGGAACACACGAACAACAGATTAAATTCTATACCGATCTGTGGCATGTATTGCTGGGAAGACATAAACTGGATGATGTATCGGGCGATTATCCCGATTATACGCAAGGAGAACGGGTAGGAAATGCCACCGTCAATGCCAGATTAATTGTGCGTACATTACCCAAAAAACCTGACGGTACGGTTCGTTTCCATATGTACAATTCCGACGCATTCTGGTTAACGCAATGGAACCTGAATATACTTTGGGGACTGGCCTGGCCGGAAGTATTAGATGATTTCGCCGCCTGTCTTGTCCAGTATGCCGAGAACGGCGGATTACTGCCCCGTGGACCCAATGCAGGAGGATATTCCTATATCATGACAAGCTGTCCGGCAACCAATTTAATCACAAGCGCCTATCAAAAGAACATGCTGACAAAGACAACACCTGAGAAGGCATACGAAGCAATGGTGAGAAACCATAAGCCGGGAGGTATGATCGGTTCGGTAAAGGAAATTGACTTTTACATCAAAAACGGATATTATCCCGGTAATGCCGGAATTACTATCGAAGCAGCATTTCAGGATTGGGCTCTGTCTCGGATGGCTGCCAGGATGGGCAAAAAGAAAGATGCCGCCTATTATCTGAAACGCTCTCAGGGCTGGAAAAAATTATTCAACTCCGAACAGAAATTACTCTTTCCAAAAGATGAAAAGGGAGAGTGGGTAACATTAGATCCATTAAATAATAGAGGCTGGGTTGAGGCTAATGCATGGCAAGCTACCTGGGGAGTATCGCACGATATTTCCGGATTGGCCCGGTTGATGGGAGGAAATGATGTGTTATGCGAAAAATTGAATTATGCCTTTGAACAGTCAGAAAAAGATGATTTCATATTCGGATACGGCAGTGGATATGTGAGCTATGCCAATCAGCCCGGATGTTCAAATGCACATGTATTCAATTTGGCGGGTCATCCATGGCTTTCCCAATATTGGGTAAGAAAAGTCGGGGCACAGGCTTACGGGGCAATTACGCCCGACCGGGGATATGGCGGCCATGACGAAGATCAGGGGCAAATGGGAGGCGTAAGCGCTTTGATGGCATTGGGACTGTTTAGCGTACAAGGAACCAGCGCACAAAATCCTTCCTATGAGATTACAAGTCCCGTATTTGATGAAATTACAATTCAACTGAATCCTACATACTATAAAGGAGACGAGTTTAAGATCAGGACATACAACAATTCAAAAAAGAACTGTTTCATTCAGAAAGTTCAACTGAACGGGAAAGATTACAACCGATATTGGATCGATCACAAAGATTTTGGTGCCGGAGGATGTTTGGAAATCTGGTTGGACTCAGCACCAAACAAGAGCTGGGGAACAGAAAAATAA
- a CDS encoding SusC/RagA family TonB-linked outer membrane protein, which yields MRPLKLCCLLLYLCLWSNLYAQHKDYSGIVTEDDGTPLIGVSVLVKNTTNGTVTDIDGKFTIHALPGDYLVFSYIGYETVEIPLTNNETLSITMNEESIYLNEMVVVGYGQMKKSDLTAAIASVKSDDLVKTSITSIDQGLQGRAAGVVVTNTSGQPGAGTSIRIRGTSSVMGTNEPLYVIDGIPVINGGASSGAMNTPPLNPMALMNPNDVESIEVLKDASATAIYGARGANGVILVTTKRGSKGKVRTSANAYYGIQSIAKKMDMLNAEQLAILGNEATDNANIDRKLVFADLNNLRKRSTDWQNEIFRLAPIQNYELAFSGGSDKSAYFLSTNFFSQDGIILGSDYKKGSLRFNLDQELSERIKIGNTMNVTYSQSNGVVTNYESAIASSITSWALEMNPGLPVRNPDGTYVYENNISNPAVGNPVEDANTYEQLNKTLRMTGNMFADLFIVKGLNFRTSIGIDYYNVKDLSFAPVHIKRGEASEGIASVGQADGYTWVWENTLSYNNIFAEKHSVNAVAGVTAQQYEGTPLIVSRSGIEDGRLGYHSIQEGTKIQLANTGYSSWQMLSYLARVNYGYDSRYLLTLTGRVDGSSKFGTNNKYGFFPSTAFAWRISEEAFMKEQTTIDNLKLRVSYGLVGNEGISPYSSMGLLQGTEAYIGTSQIIKGQAPYTLGNQDLKWETTAQLNVGFDIGVYNGRYSLSADYYIKKTKDLLLTVPTESHIGYDVAMQNVGNLENKGFDFTFNAIPVDNSKFRWESNLTFGLNRNKVTNLPGNENGISGISIMGINYWTRIMEGKAIGTIYGYKTDGIAQLDEDLSQIVHFPGRTISYGDRKYVNREGTSDVLNEDDLFELGNANPDFTYGWNNTFSLKLGENKGAVNLNLYLQGVQGNSIANFNLFSLESFDGQKNNSVAALKRWTTDNPTNDYPRANASPMSNVFSDHQVEDGSYLRIKDVTLSYDFPVNLTRKFNCNALQVYISAKNAHTFTKYSGYDPEVSRFGQNNLSMGADYGSYPVPKLYMLGLKMNF from the coding sequence ATGAGACCCTTAAAATTATGTTGTTTATTATTATATCTTTGTCTATGGAGTAACCTATATGCACAGCACAAAGATTATTCAGGTATTGTAACGGAAGATGACGGCACACCGCTTATCGGTGTGAGTGTGCTGGTAAAAAACACCACTAACGGTACAGTAACCGATATCGACGGAAAATTTACTATCCATGCATTGCCGGGTGATTACCTCGTTTTTTCGTATATCGGCTATGAAACGGTTGAAATACCATTGACAAATAATGAAACCCTTTCAATAACAATGAACGAGGAATCCATCTATTTGAATGAAATGGTTGTTGTCGGTTACGGACAAATGAAAAAAAGCGACCTGACGGCCGCCATTGCTTCCGTAAAATCGGACGATTTAGTAAAAACTTCGATCACATCTATTGACCAGGGACTTCAAGGTCGTGCTGCGGGTGTAGTAGTGACCAACACCTCCGGCCAACCGGGTGCAGGCACCTCCATTCGTATCCGTGGTACAAGTTCCGTAATGGGGACAAATGAACCGTTGTATGTAATTGACGGAATACCTGTAATTAATGGAGGTGCGAGTTCGGGAGCCATGAACACCCCTCCTTTGAATCCCATGGCACTGATGAATCCAAACGATGTGGAATCGATCGAGGTATTGAAAGATGCTTCTGCTACAGCAATTTATGGAGCGCGTGGAGCGAATGGTGTGATTTTGGTAACTACAAAACGAGGGAGTAAAGGTAAAGTACGGACATCGGCAAACGCATATTACGGAATACAGAGTATCGCCAAAAAGATGGATATGCTAAATGCCGAACAGTTGGCAATTTTGGGGAATGAAGCTACAGACAATGCCAATATCGATCGAAAACTGGTATTTGCCGACTTAAACAACCTGAGAAAAAGAAGTACGGACTGGCAGAATGAAATTTTCCGCTTAGCCCCTATCCAGAATTATGAATTGGCTTTTTCAGGCGGAAGCGACAAATCGGCCTATTTCCTGTCGACCAATTTTTTCTCTCAAGACGGCATCATTCTCGGATCAGACTATAAAAAAGGGAGCCTTCGTTTTAATTTAGACCAGGAATTGAGCGAGCGAATCAAAATCGGGAATACAATGAATGTCACTTACAGTCAGTCCAACGGTGTGGTGACCAATTATGAAAGCGCTATTGCATCCAGTATAACATCATGGGCTTTGGAAATGAACCCGGGATTACCAGTACGTAATCCGGATGGCACATATGTATATGAAAACAATATATCGAATCCGGCTGTTGGAAATCCGGTCGAAGATGCCAATACGTATGAACAACTGAACAAAACACTTCGAATGACAGGTAATATGTTTGCCGATTTGTTTATTGTCAAAGGGTTAAACTTCAGAACAAGTATTGGTATTGATTATTATAACGTAAAAGACCTGAGTTTTGCACCTGTTCATATTAAACGGGGAGAGGCCAGTGAGGGTATTGCCTCTGTGGGACAAGCAGATGGTTATACCTGGGTTTGGGAAAATACACTGAGTTATAATAACATATTTGCCGAAAAACATTCAGTAAATGCCGTAGCCGGTGTTACTGCCCAACAATATGAAGGTACACCGCTTATAGTATCCAGATCGGGGATTGAAGATGGACGATTGGGTTATCATTCTATTCAGGAGGGGACCAAAATTCAATTGGCAAATACAGGGTATAGCTCATGGCAAATGTTGTCTTATCTGGCTCGTGTAAATTACGGGTATGACAGTCGTTATTTGCTGACGTTGACCGGTCGGGTAGATGGTTCTTCCAAGTTCGGTACAAATAATAAATATGGATTTTTCCCTTCTACTGCGTTTGCATGGCGTATTTCCGAAGAAGCTTTTATGAAAGAACAAACCACTATCGACAACCTGAAATTACGCGTAAGTTACGGGTTAGTAGGAAATGAAGGCATCTCTCCCTACAGTTCCATGGGATTATTGCAAGGAACGGAAGCCTACATCGGTACATCCCAAATCATAAAAGGGCAGGCACCTTACACTCTCGGTAATCAGGACCTGAAATGGGAAACAACGGCCCAATTGAATGTTGGCTTCGATATTGGTGTTTATAATGGCCGATATTCCCTATCCGCTGACTATTATATCAAAAAAACAAAAGATTTGCTACTAACTGTGCCTACTGAATCACATATCGGATATGATGTGGCTATGCAAAATGTAGGTAATCTTGAAAATAAAGGATTTGATTTTACATTCAATGCGATACCGGTAGATAATAGCAAGTTCAGATGGGAGTCGAACTTAACATTCGGACTTAACCGGAATAAGGTGACCAATTTGCCGGGTAATGAAAATGGAATTTCCGGCATAAGTATAATGGGGATCAACTATTGGACAAGAATTATGGAAGGCAAAGCCATCGGAACCATATATGGCTACAAAACAGACGGAATCGCACAATTGGATGAAGATCTCTCCCAAATTGTCCATTTCCCCGGAAGAACCATCTCATATGGTGACAGAAAGTATGTGAATAGGGAAGGAACCAGCGACGTGCTGAATGAGGATGACCTTTTTGAATTGGGAAATGCCAATCCCGATTTCACATACGGATGGAACAACACTTTCTCATTGAAACTGGGAGAAAACAAAGGTGCTGTCAATTTGAACCTCTATCTACAGGGTGTGCAAGGAAATTCGATTGCCAATTTCAATTTATTTTCACTCGAAAGTTTTGATGGCCAAAAGAATAATTCAGTTGCCGCATTGAAACGATGGACAACCGATAATCCCACCAATGATTATCCGAGGGCAAATGCTTCGCCCATGTCAAATGTATTTTCTGATCATCAGGTGGAAGACGGTTCCTACCTGAGAATAAAAGATGTTACATTGTCTTATGATTTTCCGGTAAATCTGACAAGAAAGTTCAACTGTAATGCATTACAAGTGTATATAAGTGCAAAAAACGCACATACATTTACAAAATATTCGGGATATGATCCTGAAGTAAGCCGCTTCGGACAGAACAACCTGAGTATGGGCGCTGACTACGGCTCTTACCCTGTACCCAAATTATATATGTTAGGACTTAAAATGAATTTCTAA
- a CDS encoding RagB/SusD family nutrient uptake outer membrane protein produces the protein MKKTYLYLSIWILSTGIFSACSDFLDEEAKGSQVDKNFYKTESDAVAATDAIYSYLISDADAFNLWSDHFGGLFYNDFWELPELMSDNAVSKQSSPDYQSIDKFQVDAYSIRVACLWRDFYTTINVCNTVIAKVPAIHFTDEIKKNQLIAEAKFFRALCYFELTRFFGDVPLHTVPTESVSESQIPRTPVAQIYPVILEDLDFAEKNLKYEDRLGYGRPYALSASALLARVYLTLGQKEKNNTYLQNAVEKADAVIPAFPMGSYEDLFKLENRFKGERIWEVNFNASLSQGWKGNQFLVRLLPQMDTEKGGPNNARGWVAATENLYSTFDPEDKRRDVTLFKSFTYTDGSTETFDAPYFCKYWDRIAEPKGNESNATLPYLRTAEMYLIKAEALNEINQNPTQAAKDALNAVRQRAGLGDTPADNYADFKKAVLEERRMEFAMEGHRWHDLVRMCTLDEIKELVGTAKPGVVPREANFLFPIPNNDRIISNGRLTQNEGY, from the coding sequence ATGAAAAAAACATATTTATACTTGTCAATCTGGATTTTATCAACAGGAATATTTTCTGCTTGTTCCGATTTCCTTGATGAAGAAGCGAAAGGAAGCCAAGTCGATAAGAATTTTTATAAAACCGAATCCGACGCCGTTGCCGCTACGGATGCAATTTACAGTTACCTGATCTCTGACGCGGATGCATTTAATTTGTGGAGCGATCATTTTGGGGGATTATTTTACAATGACTTCTGGGAACTCCCTGAGTTAATGTCCGACAATGCAGTATCCAAACAGTCATCCCCTGATTATCAATCTATTGATAAATTTCAAGTAGATGCATATAGTATCAGGGTTGCCTGTTTATGGCGTGATTTTTATACAACCATCAATGTCTGTAATACGGTAATTGCAAAAGTTCCTGCCATTCACTTTACGGATGAAATCAAGAAAAATCAGTTGATCGCCGAGGCTAAATTCTTCCGTGCATTGTGCTATTTCGAATTGACCCGTTTCTTCGGAGATGTCCCTTTACATACAGTTCCAACCGAAAGTGTTTCGGAGAGTCAGATCCCAAGAACACCCGTAGCCCAAATCTATCCTGTAATACTGGAGGATCTGGATTTTGCCGAAAAGAACCTGAAGTATGAAGATCGTTTGGGCTATGGACGTCCATATGCATTATCAGCTTCTGCTTTATTGGCAAGAGTATATTTGACGCTGGGACAGAAAGAGAAGAATAACACTTATCTCCAGAACGCTGTAGAAAAGGCCGATGCGGTGATTCCTGCTTTTCCAATGGGCTCTTATGAAGATCTGTTTAAATTAGAAAACCGATTCAAAGGAGAGCGGATATGGGAAGTAAATTTCAATGCCTCATTGAGTCAGGGGTGGAAAGGAAATCAATTTCTGGTTCGTTTATTGCCTCAGATGGATACTGAAAAAGGAGGGCCTAACAATGCCCGGGGATGGGTTGCTGCAACGGAGAATCTATATAGTACTTTTGATCCTGAGGATAAACGACGTGACGTGACGTTGTTCAAATCATTCACTTATACTGACGGCTCCACGGAAACATTCGACGCTCCCTATTTTTGCAAATATTGGGACAGGATAGCCGAGCCCAAAGGAAATGAATCCAATGCCACCCTCCCCTATCTGCGTACCGCTGAAATGTACCTGATAAAAGCGGAAGCATTGAATGAAATCAATCAAAACCCGACTCAGGCCGCTAAAGATGCATTAAACGCAGTTCGTCAGCGTGCAGGATTAGGTGATACTCCAGCCGATAATTACGCAGACTTTAAAAAAGCTGTCTTAGAAGAAAGGCGTATGGAATTTGCGATGGAAGGACATCGTTGGCATGACCTCGTGCGTATGTGTACATTGGACGAAATAAAAGAGCTGGTAGGCACAGCGAAACCGGGAGTTGTTCCAAGGGAAGCCAACTTTCTATTTCCGATTCCTAATAACGATAGAATTATTTCTAATGGGAGATTAACCCAAAATGAAGGGTATTAA
- a CDS encoding DUF4185 domain-containing protein — protein sequence MRFQLFILSGLLFVFSCQQSDRQENVSDSPLDDGEIVIDTQMVEFLFPAGKNNLTGGDGAISIQIDNTRSFWLWGDSFLGEVIDNQRAESSPFIMGNVWQLLDGESVQTITGGTPMSPESLLKTEKVNGYPAILWPMHGFVKNNIVHVFMSTIVQTGTGTWDFYWHSTLYYRLSLSDLSVIDKQELLTVEQTDAHFGFGITEHDGLYYVYGSNPQADFTAGLHVARARLVNDKLQDWEYFDGNNWVTDVKESKSLQGIDIPVSEQFSVFRHNNKFILLTQDRFKPEIYTFTADTPEGPWSNKKHIYTIPEGEDSTLFTYNAMAHPQYDPNENLLVSYCVNAKNIPDLYSDVSIYKPRFFWVSMNTILK from the coding sequence ATGAGATTTCAATTATTTATATTATCCGGTTTACTATTTGTTTTTTCCTGTCAACAATCCGACAGGCAGGAAAACGTATCTGATTCCCCTCTTGATGATGGAGAAATAGTTATTGACACCCAAATGGTGGAATTTTTATTTCCTGCCGGAAAAAATAATCTTACAGGTGGTGATGGAGCCATATCCATACAAATAGATAATACCAGAAGTTTCTGGTTATGGGGTGATTCATTTTTAGGTGAAGTCATCGATAACCAAAGGGCAGAATCATCCCCATTTATTATGGGGAATGTATGGCAACTACTGGATGGAGAGTCAGTACAGACTATAACCGGAGGTACCCCCATGAGTCCGGAATCATTGTTAAAAACAGAAAAAGTAAATGGATATCCGGCCATCCTTTGGCCTATGCACGGTTTTGTAAAGAACAATATCGTACATGTATTTATGTCCACTATTGTTCAGACAGGGACGGGAACCTGGGATTTTTACTGGCATTCAACCCTGTATTATCGGTTAAGTCTTTCGGATTTATCCGTAATTGACAAACAGGAATTATTGACTGTAGAACAGACAGACGCGCACTTCGGGTTTGGGATCACCGAACACGATGGCCTTTACTATGTGTATGGTTCAAATCCCCAAGCAGACTTCACCGCAGGCTTACATGTAGCCCGGGCCCGCTTGGTAAATGATAAGTTACAAGATTGGGAATATTTTGACGGTAACAACTGGGTAACCGACGTGAAAGAGAGCAAATCGTTACAGGGTATTGACATCCCTGTTTCGGAACAATTCAGTGTCTTCAGGCACAATAACAAATTCATCCTGTTAACACAAGACAGGTTTAAGCCCGAAATTTATACTTTTACTGCCGATACACCTGAAGGACCGTGGTCAAATAAAAAGCATATTTATACTATACCCGAGGGGGAAGATTCAACATTATTTACATATAATGCAATGGCTCATCCCCAATATGATCCGAATGAGAATTTATTAGTAAGTTACTGTGTCAATGCAAAGAATATACCCGATTTATATAGTGATGTATCTATTTATAAACCGCGTTTCTTTTGGGTATCAATGAACACCATACTGAAATAA
- a CDS encoding LL-diaminopimelate aminotransferase has product MFEINENYLQLNESYLFSTIAKRIEKFSASHPEADIIRLGIGDVTLPLPPSVLQAMHNAVDEMGVKETFRGYGPEQGYAFLREKISEVDFRQRGIDISPGEIFVGDGSKSDTGNIGDILGEGNVVAITNPVYPVYLDTNIMRLGKSSQIVLLPCGEENGFLPEIPSHHLDVIYLCYPNNPTGTVMNREQLKQWVDYALENRSLILFDAAYEAFIRDNEIPRSIYEIEGAAACAIEFRSFSKNAGFTGLRCSYTVVPKVLTARSAEGSNISLNGLWNRRQSTKFNGTPYIVQKAAEAVYSPEGQQEVREMVSYYMRNAEMIREGLTEKGWTFFGGKDSPYIWLKCPGGMDSWTFFDRLLQECHIVGTPGVGFGSKGEGYFRLTAFNSHERTAEAVRRIKQWEY; this is encoded by the coding sequence ATGTTTGAAATCAACGAGAACTATCTGCAACTAAATGAAAGTTACCTGTTCAGTACCATAGCTAAAAGAATAGAGAAATTCAGTGCTTCACATCCCGAAGCCGATATTATCCGGTTGGGGATCGGAGACGTGACACTGCCTCTGCCTCCATCTGTTCTCCAAGCCATGCATAATGCAGTGGATGAAATGGGTGTAAAGGAGACTTTTCGCGGCTATGGACCGGAACAGGGATATGCTTTTTTGCGGGAGAAGATCTCGGAGGTCGATTTCAGGCAGAGAGGGATTGATATCTCACCCGGTGAAATTTTTGTAGGTGACGGTTCGAAAAGCGATACGGGTAACATTGGTGATATCCTGGGAGAGGGTAATGTTGTGGCTATCACCAATCCTGTCTATCCTGTCTATCTTGACACCAATATCATGCGCCTTGGTAAATCCTCCCAAATTGTGTTGCTACCTTGTGGAGAGGAGAATGGTTTTCTGCCCGAGATACCTTCGCACCACCTGGACGTGATATACCTCTGTTATCCCAACAACCCTACAGGTACTGTGATGAACAGGGAACAACTCAAACAATGGGTGGATTATGCGTTGGAAAACAGGAGTCTTATTCTGTTTGATGCGGCCTATGAGGCTTTTATCCGGGACAATGAAATACCCCGGAGTATTTATGAAATTGAGGGAGCTGCAGCGTGTGCCATCGAGTTTCGTTCTTTCTCCAAAAATGCCGGATTTACCGGTTTGCGATGTAGCTATACGGTGGTGCCGAAAGTGCTGACAGCAAGATCCGCAGAAGGGAGCAATATATCGCTGAACGGCTTATGGAACCGCCGCCAGTCCACCAAATTCAATGGTACGCCCTATATTGTCCAAAAGGCAGCCGAAGCCGTTTATTCACCGGAGGGCCAACAGGAAGTACGCGAAATGGTTTCTTACTATATGCGTAACGCGGAGATGATCAGGGAAGGACTAACAGAAAAAGGATGGACTTTCTTTGGCGGCAAAGATTCTCCCTATATCTGGCTGAAATGTCCCGGTGGCATGGATTCATGGACATTTTTCGATCGCCTGCTCCAGGAGTGCCATATTGTAGGCACACCCGGCGTAGGATTCGGCTCCAAAGGCGAAGGCTATTTCCGGTTGACCGCCTTCAACAGCCATGAGAGGACTGCCGAGGCGGTACGAAGGATCAAACAATGGGAATATTGA
- the dapF gene encoding diaminopimelate epimerase: MKFEKMQAAGNDYIYVNLFEEQVDDPEVLSRRVSDRHFGVGSDGLVLIGPDEEGDFSMKMYNADGSEGAMCGNAARCVGKYLYERGLTTKKEIALNTKSGIKYLLLTVNPQNNKVESVRINMGKAIFSDSNLVTIPEMVNYPLSVNGKECPITFVSMGNPHVVIFMDGIDKLDIEKIGSLIEHQPLFPQRTNVEFIEVIDQSHLKMRVWERGSGETLACGTGACASLVAGVITGRCDTKASVQLKGGVLEIEWDRDDNQVYLTGDAHFVFKGEI, translated from the coding sequence ATGAAGTTTGAAAAAATGCAAGCCGCAGGTAATGACTACATTTATGTCAACCTGTTCGAAGAACAAGTGGATGATCCTGAAGTATTATCCCGCCGGGTAAGTGATCGTCATTTTGGTGTCGGGAGTGATGGGCTTGTCCTTATCGGACCTGATGAAGAGGGTGATTTTTCGATGAAGATGTATAATGCCGATGGTAGTGAAGGTGCGATGTGCGGTAACGCGGCACGCTGCGTGGGCAAATATCTTTATGAAAGAGGATTGACTACAAAAAAAGAGATTGCCTTAAATACCAAATCGGGGATAAAATATCTTTTGTTGACGGTGAATCCTCAGAACAATAAGGTCGAAAGTGTCCGGATAAATATGGGAAAAGCGATTTTCTCCGATTCGAATTTGGTTACAATTCCTGAGATGGTGAATTATCCCCTGTCGGTGAATGGTAAAGAGTGTCCCATCACCTTTGTCTCAATGGGCAATCCGCATGTAGTCATCTTTATGGACGGTATTGATAAGCTGGATATTGAGAAAATTGGATCACTGATCGAACATCAACCTTTGTTCCCGCAACGGACCAATGTGGAATTTATTGAGGTGATTGACCAAAGCCATCTGAAGATGCGGGTATGGGAGAGAGGAAGTGGCGAGACACTTGCCTGCGGAACCGGAGCATGTGCTTCGTTGGTCGCAGGAGTGATCACAGGCAGGTGCGATACCAAAGCTTCTGTTCAACTCAAAGGAGGAGTACTTGAAATTGAATGGGATAGGGATGACAATCAGGTCTATCTTACCGGTGATGCCCATTTTGTATTCAAAGGCGAAATTTAA